A window from Citrus sinensis cultivar Valencia sweet orange chromosome 5, DVS_A1.0, whole genome shotgun sequence encodes these proteins:
- the LOC127902329 gene encoding uncharacterized protein LOC127902329: MCQSCHCHVETVSHALVECHRARKIWRFSNLAEELRGVHRCDIVWLLQFWPRQHAKVEGAEVAALLWAIWKARNKWLFEGKQENPLRVVANAEAIVESFKKIRQPEMVYKTKGNAERQKQWSPPPNGWQKVNVDAAVDVENQMAGLGVVVRDSDGNCRAAAIKSLRLPGSVAMAEATTMEWGLQVAEKAHITFGIFESDSLEVIDLINKKSSSLTEIGWLISDIQENLQNFQNFKAQHSPRDCNYAAHSLTKLALQKKETVIWLDEIPPEIMYLFLS; the protein is encoded by the coding sequence ATGTGCCAAAGTTGTCACTGTCATGTAGAAACGGTGTCCCATGCCTTGGTAGAGTGCCATAGAGCAAGGAAGATCTGGAGGTTCTCTAATCTGGCAGAGGAATTGCGTGGAGTTCACAGGTGTGACATTGTTTGGCTGCTGCAATTTTGGCCACGACAACATGCTAAAGTTGAGGGAGCTGAAGTAGCAGCTTTACTATGGGCTATCTGGAAGGCAAGAAACAAATGGCTTTTTGAAGGGAAACAAGAAAACCCTCTCAGAGTAGTAGCAAATGCAGAGGCGATAGTGGAGTCTTTTAAAAAGATTAGACAACCGGAGATGGTTTATAAGACAAAGGGGAATGCTGAGAGGCAAAAGCAATGGAGTCCTCCTCCAAATGGATGGCAAAAAGTTAATGTTGATGCGGCTGTGGATGTTGAGAATCAAATGGCAGGGTTGGGGGTTGTGGTGAGAGACTCAGATGGAAACTGCAGAGCAGCTGCAATTAAAAGTCTGAGGCTTCCTGGTAGTGTGGCAATGGCGGAGGCAACAACTATGGAATGGGGCCTACAAGTGGCTGAAAAAGCTCATATTACTTTTGGAATTTTTGAATCAGATTCATTAGAAGTTATTGACTTAATCAACAAGAAGTCCAGTAGCTTAACTGAAATTGGATGGTTGATCTCTGACATTCAGGAAAATCTGCAGAattttcagaatttcaaagctCAACATTCCCCTAGAGATTGTAACTATGCAGCTCATTCATTAACAAAGTTAGCTTTGCAAAAGAAGGAAACTGTAATTTGGTTGGATGAAATTCCACCGGAGATTATGTACTTGTTCTTAAGCTAA
- the LOC102615580 gene encoding MATH domain and coiled-coil domain-containing protein At3g58370-like, which produces MCAMLKQSNSRSISHVPPAHFLLKIEAFSSLVENDVENYKSLEFDAGGYKWKLVVYPNGNKNENVKDHISVYLAMVGTSSLGLGWEVYVIFRLFVLDQKKDEFLILQDAMGKQRRFHGLKLEWGFDQFIPLEEFINASNGYLVGDTCVFGAEVFVKETKKCTGECLSMKKLTSTSNYKYVWKIENFSKLPDKIYESEVFVAGDQKWKILLFPKGLGVASGSHISMYLELTDSSTITGGSKIYVHFTLRIRNQLVSKHYEKKGKLL; this is translated from the exons ATGTGTGCAATGCTGAAGCAGAG CAATTCGAGATCCATTTCACATGTACCACCGGCACATTTCTTACTCAAAATAGAGGCATTTTCATCTCTTGTGGAGAATGACGtggaaaattataaatccTTGGAATTTGATGCTGGAGGCTACAAGTG GAAACTTGTTGTCTACccaaatggaaataaaaatgaaaatgtgaaagACCACATCTCAGTCTACTTGGCTATGGTAGGCACAAGTTCACTTGGCCTTGGTTGGGAAGTCTATGTGATTTTCCGCCTATTTGTGCTTGATCAGAAGAAAGACGAGttcttgattcttcaag ATGCCATGGGTAAACAAAGACGTTTTCATGGATTAAAGCTTGAATGGGGTTTTGATCAATTCATCCCGCTTGAAGAATTTATTAATGCTTCGAATGGATATCTTGTGGGAGATACATGTGTTTTTGGAGCAGAAGTATTTGTTAAAGAAACGAAAAAATGCACAGGAGAGTGCCTTTCCATGAAGAAATTGACATCTACCTCCAATTATAAGTATGTTTGGAAGATCGAGAACTTTTCAAAGTTACCGGACAAGATTTATGAATCAGAAGTATTCGTAGCTGGAGATCAAAAGTG gAAGATACTACTCTTTCCCAAAGGACTGGGAGTAGCTAGTGGCAGTCATATTTCTATGTACTTGGAATTGACTGACTCGTCAACTATAACTGGTGGTTCTAAAATATACGTGCATTTTACACTACGAATCCGGAATCAATTGGTGTCAAAgcattatgaaaaaaaaggtaaattattataa